The Pseudomonas entomophila genome segment CCGGCTTTTTGCGCGAGGATGGTGCAGTCGACGACCTGGTCGCCGAGCAGCATCACCAGCCATTGCGTCGGGCGTACGAACTCTTCACGGCTGGCGCCCCAGTGCATGCGCTTGGGGATCGGCAGGTCGTTGAGCGAGTCTTCGACGATGGTGGGCAGCAGGCTGGCGGTCGCCTTACCTGGAATGTGCTGCGAGAAACGCAGTTTCGCGCCGCTCTGGTCGATGTCCGACAGTTCCACGCCGCACTTCTTGGCGAAGCCCAGGGCGGCTTGAGTCGGGTTGCCTTCGGCGTCGAAGGCGGCCTGGCGGGGCGGGCCGTCGATGTTGATGCTGCGGTCTGGCTGTTGCACATCCAGCTGGCGCAGCAGCACGGCCAGGCGGCGCGGCGCGGCGTACACCTGCTTGCCGGTGTAGTTCAGGCCGGCGGCCTGCAGGCCTTTCTCGATGCCGGCGAGGAACGCGTCGCCCAGCGAGGCCAGGGCTTTCGGTGGCAGCTCTTCGGTGCCCAGTTCAACCAGGAAATCTTGAGCACTCATTGTGCAGCCTCCAGCTTAGCCAACACTTCGTCACGCAGTTCAGGAGAAGCCATCGGGAAGCCCAGGCGTGCGCGGGCTTGCAGGTAGCTTTGCGCCACGTCACGGGCGAGCGTGCGTACGCGCAGGATGTAGCGCTGGCGCTCGGTCACCGAGATGGCGCGGCGGGCGTCCAGCAGGTTGAAGGTGTGCGAGGCTTTCAGGACCATTTCGTAGGTCGGCAGCGGCAGGTCCAGCTTGATCAGGCGGTTCGCTTCGCTTTCGTAGAAGTCGAACAGCTCGAACAGCTTCTCGACGTTGGCGTGCTCGAAGTTGTAGGTCGACTGCTCCACTTCGTTCTGGTGGAACACGTCGCCGTAGGTGACCTTGCCGAACGGGCCGTCGGCCCATACCAGGTCGTAGACCGAGTCCACGCCCTGCAGGTACATGGCCAGGCGCTCCAGGCCGTAGGTGATTTCACCGGTGACCGGGTAGCACTCGATGCCGCCGACCTGCTGGAAGTAGGTGAACTGGGTCACCTCCATGCCGTTCAGCCAGATTTCCCAGCCCAGGCCCCAGGCGCCGAGGGTCGGCGATTCCCAGTTGTCTTCGACGAAGCGGATGTCGTGAACCAGCGGGTCCAGGCCGATGGCTTTCAGCGAGCCGAGGTACAGCTCCTGGAAGTTGGCCGGGTTTGGCTTGAGCACCACCTGGAACTGGTAGTAGTGCTGCAGGCGGTTGGGGTTTTCGCCATACCGTCCGTCGGCGGGGCGACGGCTAGGCTGCACATAGGCGGCGTTCCACGTCTCTGGGCCCACGGCGCGCAGGAAGGTGGCGGTATGGAAAGTGCCGGCGCCTACTTCCATATCGTAGGGCTGAAGCACCACACAACCTTGCTCGGCCCAGTAGTTCTGCAGGGCGAGGATCAGGTCTTGGAAGGTACGCACGGCTGGCGTAGGCTGGCTCACGAAATTCACCTGTATCTGGGGATGCGGATGTAAAGAGCGGGAGTATAACCCGATTCGCCTCGCCCTCTACGTAATTGGAGCCTTATGCCACGCTGCTTTTGGTGTTCCGACGATCCGTTGTACGAGGCCTATCACGACCACGAGTGGGGAACGCCGCAGCGCGACCCGGCGTTGCTCTTCGAGATGCTTTTGCTCGAAGGGTTCCAGGCGGGGCTCTCGTGGATCACCGTATTGAAGAAACGCGAGCGCTATCGCCAGGTGCTGCACGGTTTCGACCCGGTGCAACTGGCGCGCTTGAGCGACGAACGCATCGAGGAGCTTATGCTGGATGTCGGCATCATCCGCAACCGCCTCAAGCTCAAGGCCGTGCGCCGCAACGCCGAGGCCTGGCTGGCTGTGGATAACCCCGCCGAGTGGCTGTGGTCGTTCGTCGGTGGGCAACCGAAGATCAATCACTTCGCTTCCCGCGCCGACGTACCGGCGGTGACCGACGAAGCCAAGGCCATGAGCAAGGCCCTGCAGAAGGCCGGCTTCACCTTCGTTGGCCCGACCATCTGCTACGCCTTCATGCAGGCCACCGGCATGGTCATGGACCACACCACCGACTGCGATCGCTACGCCGCGCTGGCGCGCTGACGGGGTACAATGCGCGCCTTGCTGAAATAAGGAATTCGCCTGTGGAAAAGTTCAAGGGCGCCCTGATGGTCGGGGTGCTGCGCCTGTTTGCCAAGCTGCCCTGGGGCGCTGTGCAGCGCGTCGGCGCCGGTATCGGCTGGTTGATGTGGAAAATCCCCAATGGCTCGCGCAATGTCGTGCGCATCAACCTGGCCAAGTGCTTCCCGGAGATGGACCCGGCCGAGCGTGAGCAACTGGTCGGTCGTGCGCTGAAGGACATCGGCAAGTCGTTCGTCGAGAGCGCCTGCGCCTGGATCTGGCCGCCGCAGCGCTCGCTCGACCTGGTCAAGGAAGTGCACGGCCTGGAAGTGCTGCAGCAGGCGCTGGCCTCGGGCAAGGGCGTGGTCGGCATCACCAGCCACCTGGGTAACTGGGAAGTGCTCAACCACTTCTATTGCAACCAGTGCAAACCGATCATCTTCTACCGGCCGCCCAAGCTCAAAGCGGTGGATGACCTGCTGCGTGAACAGCGCGTGCAGATGGGCAACCGCGTGGCGCCTTCGACCAAGGAAGGCATCCTCAGCGTGATCAAGGAAGTGCGCCGCGGCGGGCAGGTGGGGATCCCCGCCGACCCGGAGCCGGCCGAGTCGGCGGGTGTGTTCGTGCCGTTCCTGGGTACCCAGGCGCTGACCAGCAAGTTCGTGCCGAACATGCTGGCCGGTGGCAAGGCGGTGGGGGTGTTCCTGCATGCCCTGCGGCTGCCGGACGGTTCAGGCTTCAAGGTATTCCTGGAGGCGGCGCCGGAAGAAATGTACAGCGAGGATGTGACTGTGTCGGCGGCGGCCATGAGCAAAGTGGTCGAGCGTTATGTGCGCGAGTACCCGAGCCAGTACATGTGGAGCATGAAGCGCTTCAAGAAGCGCCCGGCCGGAGAAGCTCGCTGGTATTGAGATCGCATTCGCCAGCAAAGCTGGCTCCTACAGGGTATGCATTTCCTGTGGAAGCCAGCTTTGCTGGCGAACAGGGCCTCAAAGCTTGTTCAGCTTCTTCAGGAACACCGCCATCTCTTTCTCGGCCTGCTTGTCGCCATGGGCCTGCGCCGCGACGATCCCCTCTTCCCAGGCCTTGCGCGCACCATCCAGCTCCCCGCTGAGCTGATACGCCTTCCCCAGCAGCTTCCAAGCCGCCGAGTACTTCGGATCCTGTCGCACACAGGCCGCCAGGTGCACCGCTGCCTCAGCGCCATTGCCCTCGTCCAGCCAAGCCTTGCCCAGCCCGAACCGCAGCAGCGGGTTATCCACACCCTTGGCCAGCATCTTCTCCAGCGATTCGCGCATGCCCTTCCCTCCTAGAAGAAACTCAAACCCACGTGGAACAGCTTCTCCACGTCCCGAATATGCTTTTTATCCACAACGAACAGGATCACATGGTCGCCCGACGCGATCACCGTGTCGTCGTGGGCGATCAGCACCTCTTCGTCGCGGATGATCGCGCCGATGGTGGTACCTGGCGGCAACGAGATGTCCTCGATGGCCTTGCCCACCACCTTGCTCGACTTCGCATCGCCATGGGCCACCGCCTCGATGGCCTCGGCCGCACCCCGGCGCAGCGAGTGCACGCTGACGATATCGCCACGGCGCACGTGGGCCAGCAAGGTGCCGATGGTGGCCAGCTGCGGGCTGATGGCGATGTCGATGTCGCCGCCCTGCACCAGGTCGACATAGGCCGGGTTGTTGATGATGGTCATCACCTTGCGCGCGCCCAGGCGCTTGGCCAGCAGCGACGCCATGATGTTGGCCTCGTCGTCGTTGGTCAGGGCCAGGAAGATGTCGGCGTCGGCGATGTTCTCTTCGAGCATCAGGTCTTTGTCCGAGGCGCTACCCTGCAACACCACGGTGCTTTCCAAGGTGTCGGAAAGGTGCCGGCAACGCGCCGGGTTCATCTCGATGATCTTTACCTGGTAGCGGCTTTCGATGGCTTCTGCCAGGCGCTCGCCGATCTGCCCGCCACCGGCGATGACCACGCGCTTGTTGGTCTCGTCGATGCGGCGTAGCTCGCCCATTACCGCGCGGATGTCCCTCTTCGCGGCGATGAAGAACACTTCGTCGTCGGCCTCGATCACCGTGTCGCCCTGCGGGGTGATCGGTCGGTCGCGGCGGAAGATCGCCGCCACGCGGGTGTCGACGTTGGGCATGTGGGCGCGGATCTGGCGCAGTTGCTGGCCCACCAGCGGGCCACCGTAGTAAGCCCTGACCGCCACCAGTTGGGCCTTGCCCTCGGCGAAGTCGATCACCTGCAGCGCGCCTGGGTGTTCGATCAGGCGCTTGATGTAGTTGGTCACCACCTGCTCGGGGCTGATCAGCACATCCACCGGGATATGGTCGTTTTCGAACAGCTCTTCACGGGTGAGGTAGGCCGACTCGCGCACCCGGGCAATCTTGGTCGGGGTGTGGAACAGCGAGTAGGCAACCTGGCAGGCGACCATGTTGGTCTCGTCGCTGTTGGTCACCGCCACCAGCATGTCGGCGTCGTCGGCACCGGCCTGGCGCAGCACCGTCGGCAGCGAGGCGCGGCCCTGCACGGTGCGGATGTCCAAGCGGTCGCCCAGGTCGCGTAGGCGCTCGCTGTCGGTGTCGACCACGGTGATGTCGTTGGCTTCGCTGGCCAGGTGTTCCGCCAGCGTGCCGCCCACCTGCCCTGCGCCGAGGATGATGATCTTCATCCGCTACTCCCTACCTTTTTATTCTTACCCGCGCGAAGCGGCGATCTTGATCAGTTTGGCGTAATAGAACCCATCGTGGCCGCCTTCCTGGGCCAACAGCTGGCGGCCGTGGGGTTGGCGCAGGCCGGCTTCGGTGGCCAGGTCCAGCTCGCGGGCACCGGGGGTGCGGGCGAGGAAGGCGTCGATCACTTCGGTGTTCTCGGTCGGCAGGCTCGAGCAGGTGGCATAAAGCAGCATGCCGCCCACTTCCAGGGTCGGCCACAGGGCGTCGAGCAGCTCGCCTTGCAGTGCGGCCAGGGCCGGGATGTCTTCGGCCTGACGGGTCAGCTTGATGTCCGGGTGGCGGCGGATCACGCCGGTGGCCGAGCACGGCGCGTCAAGCAGGATGCGCTGGAACGGTTGGCCATCCCACCAACTGGCGGTGTC includes the following:
- the glyQ gene encoding glycine--tRNA ligase subunit alpha produces the protein MSQPTPAVRTFQDLILALQNYWAEQGCVVLQPYDMEVGAGTFHTATFLRAVGPETWNAAYVQPSRRPADGRYGENPNRLQHYYQFQVVLKPNPANFQELYLGSLKAIGLDPLVHDIRFVEDNWESPTLGAWGLGWEIWLNGMEVTQFTYFQQVGGIECYPVTGEITYGLERLAMYLQGVDSVYDLVWADGPFGKVTYGDVFHQNEVEQSTYNFEHANVEKLFELFDFYESEANRLIKLDLPLPTYEMVLKASHTFNLLDARRAISVTERQRYILRVRTLARDVAQSYLQARARLGFPMASPELRDEVLAKLEAAQ
- a CDS encoding DNA-3-methyladenine glycosylase I encodes the protein MPRCFWCSDDPLYEAYHDHEWGTPQRDPALLFEMLLLEGFQAGLSWITVLKKRERYRQVLHGFDPVQLARLSDERIEELMLDVGIIRNRLKLKAVRRNAEAWLAVDNPAEWLWSFVGGQPKINHFASRADVPAVTDEAKAMSKALQKAGFTFVGPTICYAFMQATGMVMDHTTDCDRYAALAR
- a CDS encoding lysophospholipid acyltransferase, whose product is MEKFKGALMVGVLRLFAKLPWGAVQRVGAGIGWLMWKIPNGSRNVVRINLAKCFPEMDPAEREQLVGRALKDIGKSFVESACAWIWPPQRSLDLVKEVHGLEVLQQALASGKGVVGITSHLGNWEVLNHFYCNQCKPIIFYRPPKLKAVDDLLREQRVQMGNRVAPSTKEGILSVIKEVRRGGQVGIPADPEPAESAGVFVPFLGTQALTSKFVPNMLAGGKAVGVFLHALRLPDGSGFKVFLEAAPEEMYSEDVTVSAAAMSKVVERYVREYPSQYMWSMKRFKKRPAGEARWY
- a CDS encoding tetratricopeptide repeat protein; its protein translation is MRESLEKMLAKGVDNPLLRFGLGKAWLDEGNGAEAAVHLAACVRQDPKYSAAWKLLGKAYQLSGELDGARKAWEEGIVAAQAHGDKQAEKEMAVFLKKLNKL
- the trkA gene encoding Trk system potassium transporter TrkA, with the translated sequence MKIIILGAGQVGGTLAEHLASEANDITVVDTDSERLRDLGDRLDIRTVQGRASLPTVLRQAGADDADMLVAVTNSDETNMVACQVAYSLFHTPTKIARVRESAYLTREELFENDHIPVDVLISPEQVVTNYIKRLIEHPGALQVIDFAEGKAQLVAVRAYYGGPLVGQQLRQIRAHMPNVDTRVAAIFRRDRPITPQGDTVIEADDEVFFIAAKRDIRAVMGELRRIDETNKRVVIAGGGQIGERLAEAIESRYQVKIIEMNPARCRHLSDTLESTVVLQGSASDKDLMLEENIADADIFLALTNDDEANIMASLLAKRLGARKVMTIINNPAYVDLVQGGDIDIAISPQLATIGTLLAHVRRGDIVSVHSLRRGAAEAIEAVAHGDAKSSKVVGKAIEDISLPPGTTIGAIIRDEEVLIAHDDTVIASGDHVILFVVDKKHIRDVEKLFHVGLSFF